The region CTAGCAAAGTGCATCATGAGTAAAGTAACAGGCGATGAGCTGACAAGCTTCAAAAGCAAACGCATCCCTCTCTTTGCCAAAAAAGAAGCTAGCCAGTAATTTAGATTTTTTACTTTCCAAAGGTCCCTACCTCCTAGATACTTTCGCCAAGGGAAAGCATGGTGGAAGAGAAACTCATATTCAAAGGTATATCCGCTTTCCCAGGCATTGTCTATGGTAAGGTCCATAAGTGGATTCCCCACAAACGAAAAAGAGAACCACGCTCTGGCCTTGAGCCAGCCGAAACGCGAGCTGAATTAGAACTTTTCAAACAAAGTCTTTCCAGAACCGAACAAGAATTAGAGGCACTCCGAGAAAAATGCCAAAAAGGGGAAAAGAATTCGGAACTTGCCGAGATCATAGAATCCCAAATTGTATTCTTGAACGACCCACTCTTTCGAGCTAAGGTGGTGGAAAGAATACAACTCAATTTTGAAAATGCAAATTTAGCTCTTGAAACAGCGGTTAGTTCCCTATACGAAGAATTCCAAAATATCCCCGATCCGTTTTTTAGAGAGAGAGCTGACCACCTGCTTGATATAGGAAAAAGGTTAGAAGATAACCTAGGCCCCGAAAGCAACAAATCAGAGGATCTCAACCTTCGTCTTCCTGAGTCCTGCATTCTAGTGGCAAAAGAAATTACCCCCACAGAAATGATCAGCCTAGACAAAACCAAAATCATAGGTATAGCTACTGACTTTGGTGGAAAAACAGGTCATATGGCGATCATTGCACGTAACTTTGGCATTCCCACAGTCGTAGGACTAAAAAACATCACAGCACATGTAGAAGAAGATGATTATATACTTTTGGATTCACAAAAAGGGATCATACATAGGTCACCTAGCTTGGATGAGGTGAAACTATATGGGATCAGTTCCGAAATCAAATCCAATCCTCAAGAGGAGCCAAATCTCCCTCTTTTAAAAACTACAGATGGTGCTGAACTCAAAATTAAGGTTAATGTGGACTCTCTCGAGGAAGTGAGCCTTGCTGAAGAAAAAGGGGCAGATGGGATAGGGCTTGTTAGAACCGAAATTCTTTTCATCAGTTACCAAGACATCAAGCCAACAGAAGAAGAACAATTTGATGTCTACAAACAAATACTTCTGCAAATGAAAGATAAAACTGTCACCTTCCGCGTCTGGGACATTGGTGCGGATAAAATGGAAAATGGATATGAAGAGTCCAATCCATTTCTTGGGAATAGAGGCATACGATATCTGCTTCGACACCCTCATTTTTTTAAAGAACAATTGCGTGCCCTTCTCCGAGCAAGTGAATTTGGTACGATGTGGATTATGCTTCCAATGATCACAACCTTATCAGAAATTTTAGAATCAAAGAGGTTGATTCAGGAATGTGAAGAGGAATTAAAATACCAAGGCCACCAAATCCATAAACAGATACCGTTGGGGATCATGGTAGAGACTCCCGCCTGCGCCTTGAATCTACCCTTTCTGGGTAAACATGTTGATTTCTATAGTGTTGGCACAAACGACCTTTTGCAGTATCTATTAGCCGTGGAAAGAAACAACCACACTGTGAATGATCTCTACAATCCTTGGCAAGTTGTCTTTTTGCTTTTGCTAAAGAATATAGCAGAAGTTGCAAAATCCCAAAAAAAACCTCTTTCCATCTGCGGAGAGATTGGGAGTGATCCTATGTTTACCTCTGTTCTGATAGGTATGGGCTACAGAGATTTGTCCTGTGCTTTGCCTCTACTCAAAAAAATCAAAAAGAAAGTTACAGAATGTTCGGTTTGGAAATCAAAATTACTAGTGGACCAGGTGATATCCCTAGCGGCTGAAGAAAAATATGAAGATATAGAGACTCTCGTGAGCCAAACAATCGGCTAAATGACCTACCTCCAAATCTCACGCATACGTTTTCGCAAAGAAAACCAAATCACCAAAAGTAAAGCTGCACCCAGCCAGGAGCTGTAGACAAAGATCGAAAAGAAATCTGATATCTGAGCCTGTGCTTGCGAAATTCCAGCTAAATATCCTGCTAAATAGTGCCCAAAGGCATTGGAAAGAAACCAAGTTCCCATTAGCATGCCCGCAAATCGCATAGGCGCTGTTTGGTTCACAAAGGAAAGGCCTACCGGTGATAAAAATATTTCACTCAAAGTATTCCAAAAGTAAACAAAAATCAAAATCCAGAAGCTAACTTTGTTTTGTTCCGAGATTTGCGAATCCTTTGTTACCAGAGCAAGTACAGCAAATCCTATTCCTAAAAAAAATAGGCTAAATACAAACTTTAGCATGGGATCAAAAGAGATTGAGCGAGAAGCGATCCTATCCCAGAGAGTGATGCAGATCGGTGCTAATAGAAGAATAAAAAGTGGATTGATGGATTGGAAATAAGAAGCGGGGATTTCCCAACCAAATACAAATCGATCTGTATACCGAAGAGCAAATAGATTTAGGGAACTACCCATTTGTTCAAATGCCATCCAAAAGATAATGCTGAATAAGGACAAAAGTAAAATCAGTAAAATCCTAAATGTATTGCTACCTTCCTCTTCATTCGTTACTACTTTAGAAGCTCGGGGCAAGGTCCATATATCCGGATTGAATTTGTTTGTCCCAAAGTAAAAAATACAAATGCCTAAAGCCATTCCTATGCCTGCGGCTCCAAATCCATAGTGCCAATTCACCTTTTCACCCAAATATCCACAAAACAAGGGACCAAGTAAGCCACCTAAGTTGATACCCATATAAAAAATCGTGTAGGCACTATCCTTCAAATGAGGTTCCTTTTCATACAATCTTCCCACCAAAGTTGACATATTGGGTTTAAAGAATCCATTTCCGAGAGCTAAGAGTACCAATCCGAAATAAAAGAAAGTGAGTCCTGGGATTGCGAGCGATAAATGACCCAACAACATAAGAAATGAGCCTATATAGATTGACCTTTTCAATCCAAGATATCTATCAGCGATCAATCCTCCCAAAACAGGCGTTACATAAACAAAACTTGTATAAAGTCCATACACTTGGCTAGCATCTTTGTCGGAAAAATCCATTGCTTTAACCAAATACAAAACTAACAATGCACGCATCCCATAATAACTTGTGCGCTCCCACATCTCAGTGAAAAAGAGTGGGCTTAGTTTTTGATGAAGAGAAACGTTCATTTCGTACGGCTTCTCCATTCGACTTCTTTTTCTTTACTTTCCATATTCACATAACGTGCAGCTGTAAAAAGATAATCTGACAAACGGTTCAAAAAGATACGAATCTCTTGCGATATATCTCCTCCATTCTGTATGTAAGTGAGTGTCTCCCGTTCGAGTCGTCGAGAAATGGTTCGGGCTATATGTAAACCTGAGGCAAAACTAACACCTGCTGGTAGAATAAAACTTTTTAGCTCTGGCAAAGACTGACTCAAACGGTCGATCTCATTTTCCATCTCTTGGGTATCTTCTGGCCCGATACAGGAGACTCCAGATTTTGCTTGGTAACCGGCAAGTTCTGAGCCAAGCTCGAATAACAGGTGTTGGACTTTTGTCAAATATTCTATGACCCCTGACCCAGATTGTGGCCTAAAGGAAAGAGCAAAGCCTATCCAAGAGTTAAGCTCATCACTGGTTCCATAAAGACCTACCCGTTCGTCTGTCTTTGGGACCTTTTTTCCAGAGGCCAAATAGGTCTCTCCTGTATCCCCAGCCTTTGTATAAATCTTCAAATTCTCATCCTGACCGTCAAAATTTCTTTACAGACACAGTTTCTTGGGAGTAGACTGAAAGGGAAAGGCAATTTCGGGAGAAACAGGGAAGGCAACCCCTCTTCTCTTCTGCTAAACAGAAACGGAAGCGGCCTCTCCTCTTTGTAGGGAAACAAAGGGTCTAGAGACACACAAGGAGGGTGTGACTATGATTATCAATCACAACGTCAGCGCTTTGGTAGCAAAGCGAGCACTGACAAATACCAGTCGTGATATGGACAAATCCATGGAACGTCTCGCCACAGGCATGCGACTCAATCGCCCTGGTGATGATGCTCCTGGATTTGCGGTATCCGAAAAACTAAGAAGCCAAATCCGAGGTTTGGGACAAGCAGAACGAAATACCCAAGATGGTCTATCCTTTCTGCAAGTCACGGAAGGATCATTGGATCAGGTTAATTCCATTCTCCAACGCCTACGAGAACTCTCAGTTCAGTCGGCTAACGGAATCTACTCTACAGAAGATCGAAAACTAGTTCAGTTAGAGGTCTCGCAATTGGTAGAGGAAGTAGAGAGAATCGGAACGACTGCCGAGTTCAACAAAATTCGTCCACTGGATGGTCGATTTTCGAGAGCCGGAAAAAATCCTATGTCGGTGCAGGTGGGTGGCAATGCGGGAGAGAGAGTTGATATATTCATCAATACTATGAATAGTTCAGCTTTGAAGTTAAAAGGTGGACAAGACCGTTTGACTCTTTCGACTCCTGACAAAGCAAATAACTCTTTAAAAGTTTTGGATGATGCGATTTCAAAAGTAAATCAACTTCGTTCAGATTTAGGAGCTTATTACAACCGACTTGACCTGACTCTTCGATCGTTAAGCAACAATTATGTGAATTTGGTTTCTTCCGAATCACAAGTGAGAGATGCTGATATGGCAGAAGAAATGGTTGAATTTTCCAAAAACCAAATCCTTACCAAATCTGGTGTAGCGATGCTTGCACAAGCAAATGTTCGTCCAGAATCCGTTGTTAAATTGCTTACGGATCGCTACTAGATCTTGGCGCTTGGGGGGATTTCAATCCCCCTTTTTTGCAGTTTCCACTTGCCTAAAATCATTTCCTTCCCAAGCTTAGTCCGAAAGATTTAATATTCGAGGATAAAAATGAAACAGCTTGTTTCGGGCACTTTAGCCCTTTCACTTTTAACTAGTATTTCCTGCGGACTATCAGATAACGCTAAAAGATTGATAATGAGTACATCCATAGGTTGTGCTGCTGGTTTGGCTATTGGAGCAGTTTATGATGAATCCCAAAGAAAAAAGGATTCAAAAAATACAAAGAACAATTTCCAAAAACAAATTAAAGACGCACTCAACTTAGAAAAGAAAAAACCACAAAACAAAGGTAAGATTATTGGCCTAGGTGCTGGTTGCCTTGCAGGACTCGGTACAGGATTCTATTTGAATACAATGTATGACAATATGAATGAGCAGATGTCCAAAGAAGGGATTGCTCTGGAAAAACAAACGGGTGCCAATGGTGAAACAGAAGCCCTTCTTGTGAAGATGGACGGTGGCATTTCCTTTGAAGATGGAAAGTCTGACCTCAAAGGGAAAGGAAAGGAAAACCTCGATAAATTAGCAGAGGCACTCGCTGCGTATCCCGAAACCAAAATCAATATCACAGGCCATGCCAACAAAACAGGTGCAGAAGATGTAAATTTAAGGCTATCCCAATCACGTGCAGAAACAGCTAGTTCCGCTATTAAGGAAAGTGGTATAGAAGCACAAAGAATCAATTCTGTAAAAGGACTTGGGTCTAGCACTCCTGCGAAAGGTTTGAAGCCTGAAGATGGAAAGAATAGAAGAGTAGAAGTAGAAATCTTAGCAGCAGGCTAAGCAAGAACAAGGATACCGGTTTTCAGAGGATCCGAAAACCGGTATTTTTATTTACATACCTAAGCCTGGAAAACCTCCCATGGCTTGCATTTGCTTTGCGGCACCTGCCTGAGCCTCGGAAAGAGCCTTGGCATAGGCCTCTTGTATCGATTTTTCTAATACTATCTTATCTTTTTTTTCCAAAAGTTCATCTTCTATCTGTATGGATTTCATTTGGAATTTGCCATCCAAAGTAATGGAAAGAAGTTTATTTTTAGATATACCAACAAAGTTTAAGTTGGCTAATTCCTTCTCCATTGTTTTGACTTGAGATCTCATCTTCTTCATTTGTTTGAGCATCTCAAACTTATTGCCACCTGCTCCACCGAACATATTTACCTCGTTTTAGAAACCTTCCATAACAGAAAAACAAGGATAGAAATTCAGGGCAATAGAAAAAACCCTTCATTTAGAATCCTGTTTCTCAGGTCGATACTCAATCTATGGTCCATCCTGATCGACCCTGGAAACGAATATGGGATCTTCTTATCTTTCTTTGTACGACCTACTTTGCTGTGGAAGTACCGCTTCGGATCGTCTTTCATTACAAGGTAGACCAAGAAATCGTATTCTACGAGCGGATCTTCCAAATCCTTTTCTCGATCGATATTCTTTTAAATTTTCGAACTGGCTTTTTCGAAGAGCGCACTTTAGTGATGAACCACCATCAAGTTGCAAGGAAATATTTCAAGTCCTGGTTCTTTGTAGATTTTCTCTCTGCCTTTCCCTTCGATGTCTTCGGTGGTTTTTTCTATGAATACTTTGGAGTAACGGATACACTTCGGATATTAAGAATCCTAAGGGCTGTTAAAGTTTTCGAACTCTTCAAATCTTTACGACTCTTGGCAATGGGTGGTAACGAAGAATTCCAGTATAGAGTATTGGAGGTAATCAACCCAGTTACCTTTCGTTTGGTCTTTTTTATTTACTGGACAAGTTTGTTTGCACATTGGGTAGCTTGTGGTTGGATAAAACTTACACCAGAATTTTTAAAAGATAGCGATATAATCACTCGTTACATCAGATCTCTCTATTGGTCTGTAACCACCCTAACCACGATTGGTTATGGAGATATCACTCCGAGAACAAATACCCAAACAATCTACACAATGTTTGTGATGATCATAGGAGTTGGTATTTACGGATATGTTGTTGGTAACATCGCAAGTCTTCTTTCCAATGTTGACATTTCTCGTATAAAGTTTCAGGAAAAATTGGACACGATCAATTCATTTCTTAGATACAAAAAGATTCCAGCCGATCTCTCAAATAGGATCCGGTCGTATTATATCAACTTATGGGAAAATCGACATGGAATCGATGAGAGGGACATCTGGGAGGAACTTCCATCTGCCATGAAGATAGAAGTCTCTTTATTTTTACATGCAAAGTTAATTTCTGTAGTTCCCTTTTTTCGTGATGCGACGGAAGAATTAAAACGCGAAATTGTACAACAATTAAAACCAATTGCCTTTATGCGAGGAGACCTTATCTTTCGGGAAGGGGATGTTCCACATAACATGTATTTCATTGCAAAAGGATCTGTTGATATCATCAAAGAATCCTCTGGCACAGTCTTAGATTCCTTGCATGAAGGGAATTTTTTTGGCGAAATGGCATTGATAGACGATAGGCTTAGGTCTGCATCTGTCCGTGCTCGAACATTTTGTGAAACCTATGTGTTAAGCCGAGAAAGTTTCCGGGAGATACTCAGCCACCACCCACAATTTGCAAAGAAAATACGACAAATTGCAATGAGCCGAAAGAAACAATCTAAGCAAACGGGAATCGAAACTCCGGCTCGATAAGTTTAATCACTTCATCCGCCAAACGGTCAAAGGCAAACCATGGGATTGAATCTTTTTTTAATGGTTCATGTTTTTCCGTTTTGGTTTTTATGGATTCTGATTTTGGTATCTCATTCAAGGTAGGTATCTCTTCGATTTGTTTTAATCGATCGATGATCTCTCTATGTTTCTTGGATGTTCCAAATAAGGAGGGTAAAAAGGCAGTCATCTTTTTGGCAGAAAATAAATTTTCAGTGGCAGAGATCTCATCTAAAAGTAAATTTACAGCTCTTATGGCCCACTTACTAGGTGTTACAGGGATCACAACCAAATTTGCAACAAACAAAGCGCTCGTTAACTCATATTTGGCAGCTCCAGGTGTATCAATCACAACATAGGAATATTGGTCTCTAACCTTATCTAGAGTTTTTTTGAATTCCTGGGATATGAACAAAGGGTCCTCTGTGACTCTCACTAGTTTTGAAAGCGTTAGGGTAGCCGGTATGACATCGACTAAAGTTTTTCTTACAATCACATCTTCAATAGAAGATCTTCCGAGAAGAAGAGAAAGGATGTTATGGTTTTCCAAACGCTCTATAGGGTAATCGGGTAAAAAGAAATCTGTCAAATCAGCTTGCATATCCAAATCTATGACCAGGGTTTTCCCCCGTCGTGCAAGTGCAGTGGCCAGATGGATGGCTGTCGTAGACTTAGCACTCCCGCCTTTGATATTGGACACGGTGATGACTTTCATGCCGTCGATTCTAAATAGTTTAGTAGAATTACCAAACAAATTTTTTTTGAAAATTCCTTGGAGAGAGCTAAGAAGTTGAAATCCTTGGCACTCTATGGCTTACTTAGCAAAATTTCGTGTTTGGGACAAAGCAGCAAAAGAATTCACGATCAAAGGCTTTTCGCTCACCTTAGATGGTAAGTTGCTTCGTATGGGACAGCCTGTCAGCAACGATGGAAATTTTATCTTACATGCCTTTACAGGTATGAAGGATAAATACGACAAAGAGCTCTATGAAGATGACGTGATCGAACATACCATTGCCAAAGGTGGAAACCTCACCCAAGAGGTGGGAGTCATCAAATACAACAATGAGCATGGCGCCTTTTATCTAGAAAATGGCCCACCACTTCTCCAATTGTTTTCCATCCGAAAGGTAGGCAATCCATATGAAAATCCTATCCTCTTCGATCTCTATTTCAAAAACAAAGTCCAGTCTTGAAGAGTTTCCCTAGGCAATGGATTTTCATCCTTGCCTTTTCTGGTCTACCGCTTTCGATCCGATCTGAGTCCTTGGACCAAACCTGGGATACGTTGCAGAGATCCAAAGAGTTGTATTCCTTACAAGATAAAGCACCGCAGAGGCTGCGCTTCGGTTTCGGATACGAAGGCCCCCAACAATTGACCAAGGAAGCTATCAGCCATGAGGTCTTTCGGTTTTGCGCTCACTACATCGAACGGTTCCACCCTGAATTCCAAAGCCCAAAGCATCGAGTCAACATTCGCAACCACATCAGCAGTTATTACACGGAAATCTTCAGTCCTCAATTTTTAGGTAAATCCACATTTGTCTGCCACTCTCTTTGGGATAAAGAAAAAGGGAGCCTCAAGGTTAGTTTTTTTTCCAACAGAGACATTTACTTTCCCTTCCGTTGGGAGTATCTAAAGGCCGATGGTAGCCTTGCCTTCTTAGAGGAGGATGAAGAAAAATTAGGAAGAAAGGACAGTTTTACTCGCTTCCACTCCGACCAATGCGTAGAGTCCATCCAAAAAGATAAAAATGGAATTGGGGGCATTGACCAATGGTGGATCTATGATCAATGCCAACTCATACGAATCGAATACGATGAGAATGAAAATGGATTGAAAGAGAGAGTCTGTTTTTTTGAAAACGGTAAACAGAAAAATTGTGAAGGTATCGGAGAAAAGGAAGAAAAAGTAGCGCGGAGCTTCCTTGAAAGAGGAGAATCAGAAAAGGCATTGCAAGCTTTTTATTTTGCTTTGGGCGAATACAAAAAAGAATTCTCTTCACCTACTTCTAGAACCTGTTCCTTGTTACGTGAAATCATTTCCTTGGAATATGCCAAGGAAAACTATCCAAAGTTTGGGAAATACTTGGATGAATTCCTAGCGATTCCTATCTGCGAAAAAAATTCTTTGGAAATGTTGATTTACAAAGCTTACTACCAACTCTACATCTCGCAAAAGTACAAAGAGGCCAAAAAAACCTATAGAAAGGCCTCGGAAGAATACTTTCGAATGAACGGAGAAGAAAACCCCGAGCTGATTCTTAATCTTGCATTTTCGCAGTATAAAGATGAGGATCCCCTTTCTTGCCTCCAAAGTTTAGAACGATTGCGTGAAAAACGTATGTTAGCTGTTGCTAGGTTTTATTTTTTTTACTACAGGGCTTCCTGTTCCTTGTCCCTCAAAAAATATGAAGAATCCATACAAGATTTTCAGAAGGCACTTATAAAGTCCCAAGATCAAAATTACCACGCACTCATCTATTTAAAAATAGCCAAGTCGCTTTATGCCTTGTCTCGGTTTGCAGAGGGAGAGGATTTCCTCATCAAATCACTTTCAGCAGACATTCAGTTGTTTGCACAAGTTAAGGAAGATCCAATTTTCCAAAGTTTTCTCCTAAGCCCTGCGGGACAAAAGTTCCAATCAAAATATTCCTTGCCGAAGAAGTAGAAGTCAGAAAGCATCGAGAGAAATTTAGGGAGCAAACTCGCGGATGAAAAATTTTTCCACTCTGAACGACGTATTTTATTATACAAAAAATCGTTATGGTTCTAAAGAACTTTTCTTTTCCAAAGACAACCAAAAACAATTCAAAGGAACCACATTTGCAGATGCATTTCGCAAGGCCGAAAATGTTGGACTCGCCTTACTACAATTTGGCTTAAAACCAGGAGATAAAGTCGGACTTATGGCGGACAACCGCTTAGAGTGGGCCATTGCCGATATGGCAGTGCTACTCAATGGTGCCGTTGATGTGCCGAGAGGCTCTGACTCCACACCACAGGAGATTCAGTACATATTGGAACATTCCGAAAGCAAATACTGTTTTGTGGAACACCAAAAACTCTATGAATCCCTTAAGCCAATCCTTGGCTCGACAAAAGTAGAAAAAGTAATCGTTTTGGATCCGCAATTTTCCTCCAAAGATCCAAATGTACATTCCTTAGCAGAACTCGTCCAGATGGGCGAAGAATACCGTAAAAATTTACCGTCCTTAGAACTGCGGGCAAAACAAACAAAACCAGACGATCTATTTACCATCATTTACACCTCCGGCACAACGGGAATGCCGAAAGGGGTAATGCTTACCCACCAAAATATGGTATACAATGTTTTGAAAGTTCCACCCAGGGTGGGCCTCGTTAGCGGTGACCGTGCTCTTTCGATCTTGCCTGTTTGGCATATTTTTGAAAGAGCCATTGACTATGCCTTGTACGCTGAGGGCGCAAGTATAGCTTACACCAATGTTAGAGACCTAAGAGATGATTTTACCAAAATCCAACCTACGTTTATGGCCTCAGCTCCAAGGCTTTGGGAAAACCTATATCTTGGCATCAAACAAAAGTTAGAAAAGGCACCCGAAACCAGACGTAAACTTTTTGAATTTGCTTATGATGTTTGCAAAAAATGGAAGGATGCTACCGATTACCTGGCAGGAAATAAATTGCTCACAACGGAAGAAAACCCATTTGAACGTGCCAAAAATACAGCCCTTGCTCTCGCAAATTCCATCAACCTCTTCTTTTTAGCAAAGTTGTTAGATGGAATCGTATTCTCAAAGATACGAGATGTTTTGGGTGGCAAACTCCACGGCACCATTTCTGGCGGTGGAGCCCTACCCGCTCATGTCGATGAATTTTTCAATGTCATCGGAATCCCCGTTTATGAAGGCTACGGAATGACCGAATGTGCACCTATCATTTCTGTGCGCTCCGTTGGAAAAGTAGTCCAAGGCTCTGTGGGAAGTTGGCCGGAGGGAACTGCAGTTAAGATCCTAAATGATGCAGGCGAAATCGTTCCCAAAGGGAAGATGGGAATCATTCATGTGAAAGGACCCCAAGTGATGAAAGGCTATTACAAGAATGAAGAAGCTACCAACAAAACCTTAAAAGATGGCTGGCTGAATACAGGTGATTTAGGTTTTATTTCGTTTAATGACACACTTTCTGTCCGAGGGAGAGTGAAGGATACAATCGTACTATTAGGTGGTGAAAACGTCGAGCCAGTGCCAATTGAAAACCTTCTCTTAGAAAATGCTCTCATCAACCAAGTTATTGTTGTAGGGCAAGACCAAAAATCCCTTACCGCTTTGGTATGGCCGGACAAAGAAAGAATGAAGGAAGCTGGATTGTCTTTTTCAGAAGGAGAAGATTTCAATCAAAACAAAGAGGTGCGTGCATTCTACCAAAACATCATCAAAAAACAAATCTCTTCCGAGAATGGGTTTAAATCTTTTGAAAAACTTACGGACTTTCGTTTTCTTCCGAAGGCAATGGAAGTGGGCGATGAACTCACCAATCTTTTCAAAATGAAGCGAAACGTGATCCATGATAAATACAAAAATTTGATCCAGAGTATGTACAACTAAGATTGGTTATTTTCTAGATCTTTACAAATCTTTCCTGCGATTTCTGCTAAATCGCGGGAAAGATGAGGAAAATCTAAAACGGTTTGCAGTGCCATCAAGGCTAGTCCTTTCCTTTTAGCATCCTGCCATCTCACAGATTGAAAGGTTTTAGCAATCTGAGCCGCTATCTGCGGATTGATTTCATTCAAAAGCAATAGACATTCACACAACCAACGATAAGTAGCCCCATCCTTTCTATGAAAGGAAAGATGATTTCTTGCTAAGCTAGAAAGAACAGAGCGCACGCGATTCGGATTTTTCCAATTGAAATCTGAAGAGCTCACCAATGATTGTGCTCTTTCTAAAGCATCAGGTCCATAACTTACTTGAGCAGAGAACCATAGGTCTAGTGAGAGAACATCAGCTTTCCATTTATTATAGAATAACTGTATGCTAGTTTCTTTTTCTCGGTAAGAGCTCTCACAAAAGGCCCTAAGTACTGCAATTTCATCCGACATATGGTTTGCTTGTTTTTGTTGTTCCAAGGCAATTGAGATCACTTCATCTTTAGCTTGCGGCAGGTAAAATAAAAAGGAGAGAGCCATATTCTTGAGCCGACGTTTCCCAATATTCTCTCTATCTTGCGATGACATACTTCCTAAGTTTTCTTTGTAAACGGAAAATAAATCTGGCCGGAGTGTTGAGCTGATCTCTTGGAGCATCTTATGGCGTATCTCGTGGATTTCTTCAAATGCATAAACTTTTAATTCATCTGCTAAAATAGTGAGACCAGGAAATGCAAGTAAATAGCTTAAGTAGTCTTTGGGTAAAGTCTCTCTTGTCTCAATGAAATGTTTGTATAAGGCAATTGTATCAGAGGTAGAATTCTTTTGATTTTGTTCCCAACGGTTTCGGAACTCGCGAAAAATGATCTTTTGGAATGCAAAAAATTTGGAAAACCCGTCGGTTTCTTGTTTCGCCAAAAAAATCAATTCTCTCTCATCACGTTCAAAGGCTAGATGTACGGGTGCTGAATAGGATCGTAACAAGGAGAAAATAGGTTTGTTTACTAGGCCAGTCCAAACTTTCTCTTCCTGAACTGCTTTCATTTCCCATAACCCAGAGTCTAGGGATTTTGAATCTTGGTCGAACAAGGCATATTGGATGGGAAAAACAAGAGGAAGTTCTCCAGTCTCACTATCCTGTATTTTGATTTGGTAGGTACCTTCCGAGGGATTCCATTTTTCTTCGACTCGAAGTGTAGGAGTACCCTTTCTATGGTACCAATTGCGAAATTGCAGTAAAGAGTGATGGGAGACTTGTTCCATCGATGAAAGGAATTCTTCAAACGTAACCGCTTGTCCATCATAAGTATGCAAATAGAGCTGTAATCCTTTTCGGAAAGTATCTCGACCGATCAGATGCGATAACATTCGGATTACCTCAGCACCCTTCTCGTATACAGTGACTGTGTAAAAATTATTCATCTCTATATAGGATTTGGGAAGGATGGGATGTGCCATGGGACCTGCATCCTCTGGAAATTGGTGTTCCCATAAAATAAGAACATCTTTGATCCTCTTCACAGAAGGATCCGTTTTATCTTCTGTGAACCACTGGTCACGGAATACGGTAAGCCCTTCCTTAAGAGTTAAGTTGAACCAATTTCTAAGTGTGACTCTATTTCCTGTCCAATTGTGAAAGTATTCATGTGCGACAACAGCTAATATGGATTCAAAAGTATCATCGGTGGCAGAACTTTTATCAGCTAACACTAGTTTTGAGTTAAACAGATTCAGGCCTTTATTTTCCATCGCACCCATATTAAAGTCGTCAACTGCTACAATCATATACAAGTCGAGATCATACTCAAGGCCAAAGGTCTCTTCGTCCCAGCGCATTGCTTCTTTTAAGGCGAACATGGCAAAATC is a window of Leptospira ryugenii DNA encoding:
- the ptsP gene encoding phosphoenolpyruvate--protein phosphotransferase; the protein is MVEEKLIFKGISAFPGIVYGKVHKWIPHKRKREPRSGLEPAETRAELELFKQSLSRTEQELEALREKCQKGEKNSELAEIIESQIVFLNDPLFRAKVVERIQLNFENANLALETAVSSLYEEFQNIPDPFFRERADHLLDIGKRLEDNLGPESNKSEDLNLRLPESCILVAKEITPTEMISLDKTKIIGIATDFGGKTGHMAIIARNFGIPTVVGLKNITAHVEEDDYILLDSQKGIIHRSPSLDEVKLYGISSEIKSNPQEEPNLPLLKTTDGAELKIKVNVDSLEEVSLAEEKGADGIGLVRTEILFISYQDIKPTEEEQFDVYKQILLQMKDKTVTFRVWDIGADKMENGYEESNPFLGNRGIRYLLRHPHFFKEQLRALLRASEFGTMWIMLPMITTLSEILESKRLIQECEEELKYQGHQIHKQIPLGIMVETPACALNLPFLGKHVDFYSVGTNDLLQYLLAVERNNHTVNDLYNPWQVVFLLLLKNIAEVAKSQKKPLSICGEIGSDPMFTSVLIGMGYRDLSCALPLLKKIKKKVTECSVWKSKLLVDQVISLAAEEKYEDIETLVSQTIG
- a CDS encoding flagellin N-terminal helical domain-containing protein; protein product: MIINHNVSALVAKRALTNTSRDMDKSMERLATGMRLNRPGDDAPGFAVSEKLRSQIRGLGQAERNTQDGLSFLQVTEGSLDQVNSILQRLRELSVQSANGIYSTEDRKLVQLEVSQLVEEVERIGTTAEFNKIRPLDGRFSRAGKNPMSVQVGGNAGERVDIFINTMNSSALKLKGGQDRLTLSTPDKANNSLKVLDDAISKVNQLRSDLGAYYNRLDLTLRSLSNNYVNLVSSESQVRDADMAEEMVEFSKNQILTKSGVAMLAQANVRPESVVKLLTDRY
- a CDS encoding peptide MFS transporter, with the protein product MNVSLHQKLSPLFFTEMWERTSYYGMRALLVLYLVKAMDFSDKDASQVYGLYTSFVYVTPVLGGLIADRYLGLKRSIYIGSFLMLLGHLSLAIPGLTFFYFGLVLLALGNGFFKPNMSTLVGRLYEKEPHLKDSAYTIFYMGINLGGLLGPLFCGYLGEKVNWHYGFGAAGIGMALGICIFYFGTNKFNPDIWTLPRASKVVTNEEEGSNTFRILLILLLSLFSIIFWMAFEQMGSSLNLFALRYTDRFVFGWEIPASYFQSINPLFILLLAPICITLWDRIASRSISFDPMLKFVFSLFFLGIGFAVLALVTKDSQISEQNKVSFWILIFVYFWNTLSEIFLSPVGLSFVNQTAPMRFAGMLMGTWFLSNAFGHYLAGYLAGISQAQAQISDFFSIFVYSSWLGAALLLVIWFSLRKRMREIWR
- a CDS encoding YbaB/EbfC family nucleoid-associated protein, giving the protein MFGGAGGNKFEMLKQMKKMRSQVKTMEKELANLNFVGISKNKLLSITLDGKFQMKSIQIEDELLEKKDKIVLEKSIQEAYAKALSEAQAGAAKQMQAMGGFPGLGM
- a CDS encoding OmpA family protein; the encoded protein is MSTSIGCAAGLAIGAVYDESQRKKDSKNTKNNFQKQIKDALNLEKKKPQNKGKIIGLGAGCLAGLGTGFYLNTMYDNMNEQMSKEGIALEKQTGANGETEALLVKMDGGISFEDGKSDLKGKGKENLDKLAEALAAYPETKINITGHANKTGAEDVNLRLSQSRAETASSAIKESGIEAQRINSVKGLGSSTPAKGLKPEDGKNRRVEVEILAAG
- a CDS encoding cob(I)yrinic acid a,c-diamide adenosyltransferase — translated: MKIYTKAGDTGETYLASGKKVPKTDERVGLYGTSDELNSWIGFALSFRPQSGSGVIEYLTKVQHLLFELGSELAGYQAKSGVSCIGPEDTQEMENEIDRLSQSLPELKSFILPAGVSFASGLHIARTISRRLERETLTYIQNGGDISQEIRIFLNRLSDYLFTAARYVNMESKEKEVEWRSRTK